TTAAAGGCATTATATTTATTTGTTTTTTTGTGATGATGGCAACCTTTATATTTTTTACGAACTATAGAGCAAGTTTTGATACTCCAGATAGATTCTTTAGTGAAAGAAGTGATGGAGATAAACAAATAAAGTCTTCTGAGTTAATAGAAGAAGAAAAAATAATGTCCCATACAAAAGTATATTATCATGAGGTTTATGATATCTGTGGTCATGAAATAACGTATGAAAGACCACAAGGTAACAATGGGCTTATAGCATTCACAAAAGCTCAACTTGAAGCATTATTTCCTGTATATGTTGTAGAGGAATTTTCAAGTGATAAAGTTATACTTAAATACTTTAAAAAGGGAAGATGTAATGATTGTAATAACTTTGTTTTTTTTGGCATAAAAGATGGCTATGTGGCAATTTATTACGGAAAAGCACGTGAAAATGCTGAAGTAAAACAAATGACTGATATAAAAGTAGATACCCTAACACAAGAGGTCCAAAATAGTTTAGCAAAAGGTATTACAATTTCTAATTCTAATGTAGAAATAAATACAATTCTTGAAGGACTTAATAGTTAAAAACAAACAGTTTGCAATTTTGCGAACTGTTTGTTTTAACGTAGTATGCTTTCTAAGTACGATTTCGCGTTGTAGGATATTGTTATGCACTCACTTTGTTCGTGTAGTGACTAACGCGGGAAGCAGATTTATTTAAAGTTTATAGTGTGAATTGTAATTTTTATTGAGCAATTTCCTCTTTCAATCAGTTACTTATGAATAATTATTATCTAACCGTTAATTTATTTGCTTTTATTACTAAGTTGGCTCTTAATATTAATTGTAAGAGTAGCTAGATTGCATGGCTATTTTATTAAAATTATTCTAAAATTATCGACAAATTTCGCTAAAAATCTTATAATTATATAAATAGTTAGTTTTAAGAGGGTGAAAATATGAACCGTCAGGTTCGTTTAGGTGATTTATTATTAGATAGAGGTCTTATTTCAAAAGAGCAATTACAAGATGCTTTATCAAAACAGCATCAATTAAACTTAAGGGTTGGAGAGACTTTAATTGAGTGCGGTTATGTTACCGAGGAGGATATAGCTTTAACACTGAGTGATCAGTTTAAGATACCTTTTGAACAAGTTGCAAATTTATCCTTTGAACCAGAGGCCGTTAACATGGTTAATCAAGCCCTAGTCGAAAGACATAAATTTGTTCCTGTTTCGGTTAATGATAATGAAATAACCTTGGCAACAGCTGATCCTACTGATGTGTTAGCATTAGATGATATTAAGTTTGCTACAAAAAGGAATATAAAGCTTATTATTGTAACAAAAAGAGATATAGAACGTGCTATAGAATGGCTTTATTTAACTCCAGAAGGATTTAATAATAATAGTCTTAATATATCTGATTTTGTGGATATCTCAGATGATGATGCTCCTTTAATACGTATGGTGAATGCTATTATTCAGCAGTCTGTAGAGGATAGTGCAAGTGATATTCATATTGAACCAAGCGATTATCTTTTGATAATAAGATATAGAATTGATGGTTTACTTCAAATGCTTAGAGAAATGAGTATGGACTTACATAATTCTATTGTTGCTAGAATTAAGATTATGGCTAATTTAGATATTTCAGAACGCAGATTACCCCAAGATGGAGCGTTTAGACAATTTATTGGTGGTAGAGAAATTGATTTTCGTGTTTCAACTATTCCCACTATTCGTGGTGAAAAAATAGTAATAAGAATTCATGATAATACTCAAAACAGATATAAAGTAGATAACATAGGAATGCAGTTAACAACTCTTAAAAAACTACAAAACTTACTCTCCTTGCCTTACGGAATGATTTTAGTAACAGGTCCAACTGGTAGTGGAAAAACTACCTCTTTATATAGCTGTTTAGATGTCTTAAATAGCCCCCATAAAAATATTATATCTATAGAAGACCCTACTGAATACCGCCTTAATGGTATTAATCAAATTTCTATTAATAAAAAAATTGGCTTAACCTATTCAACAGTTTTAAGGTCAATTTTAAGACAAGATCCCAACATAATAATGGTAGGTGAGATAAGAGATAAAGAGACAGCGGAGGTATCAATAAGGGCAGCATTAACAGGTCACTTAGTATTGAGTACTATTCACACTAATGATGCAGCAAGTACACTTACCAGACTAATGGATATGGGAGTTGCTGAGTTTTTAATTGCTTCTTCTATAGCAGGTATTGTAGCTCAGAGATTAGTAAGAAGAGTATGTTCTCGGTGCAGAAAAGAATACTTTATAAATAAAAATGATAGCTTGTGGTCAACCCTTAATATAGATAACTATATCCAAAATAAATCAGAGATATTATTGTTTAAAGCTGGAGATGGCTGCTCACATTGCCATAACACTGGTTATCGAGGACGAATTGGCATATTTGAATTGTTAATAATAAATGAGACAATTGCTAAAATGGTTATGGATCATCAGCCAGCAAGTGTAATAAAAGATTATGCGGTCAGTAATTTAGCTATGCAAACACTAAGAGACGATGCTATTATTAAGGTATTATCTGGCATAACCACCGTAGAAGAACTAATGGGTGTTTCTTATTTTAAAGATTTTATGAGTTAAATGTAATAATTATGAAAGTAAGTTAAACAGTTAGAGGATGAGATATAATGCCAACCTTTAGATATAGAGCAAGAAATAACCTAGGAGATGTTGATAAGGGTATTGTTAAAGCCACTGATTCCAAAACAGCTTTAATATTATTAAGAGAAAAAGGACTCTTTGTTACAAAGATAAAACAAACAAAAAGAAATACTTTGCCTAGTTTAAAAACAGATATAGTAATAGGTAAGCCAGTTAGTGCTCGTGAAATAGCAATATGGGCAAATCAGTTTTCAGCAATGTATTCAGCAGGTATTCCCATATCATATATAGTTTTAACTCTATCACAACAAACAGCAAATAAACCATTTAAAAAAGTACAAATGAAAGTACTAGATGAAATTAACCAAGGAGTAAAAATAGCAGATGCAATGCAAAAGTATCCTAAGTATTTTCCTGAATTAATGGTTAATATGTTTAGGGTTGGTGAAGAGGCTGGAGTAATGGAGCAAGCCCTTGAGCAAATTGTGCATTTTTATTCACAAGAGTATCAGTTGCATCAAAAATTACGTACAGCAATGTATTATCCAATTATAGTTTTAAGTATGGCAATAGCTGTTATATGGCTCTTAATGACTCGTATGGTACCAGCATTTATAACTGCCTATGATGCTGTGGATGGTGAGTTACCCAAAGTTACTCAAACCTTAATAAAAGTAAGCGATTTTATGATAAATAATTCTCTTTTAATAATTTTGTCACTAGTAACAACAGTAGCAGTAATTATTTTTTGGAGTAAACGCAAGTCGGGTAAAAGATTTTTTGATAAACTAAAACTAAAATTACCTGTATTTGGTCAAGTAACTAAGCTAAGTAGTTTAGCACGATTTTGCAGAGTTTTTTCTACCTTACAACACCATGGTTTTGATGTTATCTCTGCGTTAACTTTAGTAGAACGTAGTATTAATAATTCAATTCTTGGGGAGGTTATTCACAAGGCAAGACAAAATGCTAGTAGAGGGCAAAGAATAACACTTGCTTTTGCTGAGAGTAAGTATTACCCACCATTAATAGTAAATATGTTAAGAATAGGAGAGGAATCAGGCTCTATAGATGAAATGTTAGCCAAGGCAGCAGATATGTATGAAGCCGATGTAAAAAACATGAGTGAGCGTTTAACGAAAATGTTAGAGCCATTTATAAGTTTAATTCTAGCTTTTTTAGTTGGTGGCATATTGATAGCAATTATTGTACCAATGTTTAATATGTATAATATGGTGGGCTAGGTTTAAACCTTAAAAAAGATAGCTTTATACAAAGAGATTATTACCTTATTATTAAATTAAATTAATTATAGGAACAAGAATGTATAAGTACAAGTCTAATAATAAGTATTTATATAAACTAGATGTACTTGAATACTAATTAATAATAAACTATCAATTAGTAATTAACAAAAGATGGAAAGGATTATTGGCTAGATATCTTGTATTATAGTAAAGATAAACTTTAAGCTAGGGGTTAATAAAACATTTTAGTTGATTGTAAGACTTTAGTCACATTTTATTAATCAAATCTTAATCTTTATGCTTTATAATTCATATAAATGATAAGAATCAATATTAAAAAACTCTTTACAAGTTTAATAATTTAACTATAATAGTTGTAGGTAATTAGTTGAATAATAATATAGTTATTTATCAAACATATACAGTAGAAAGAGAAAGATGTTTGTTTTGGCTACTAAAATTGATGGGGAATAATAGATGGAAAACATAATTAAAAGCAGAAAGTACCTCTGGTATAAGTATAAACACTTATTTTATATGAGCTATTATATTTTACTAGGTGTGTTATATTCACTATTTAATGGCATTGTTACAGAAAGAACATTTATGTACTTTCCAATGCTTGATGATATAATACCTTTTGTTAAAGAAATGGTTATACCATATATAATTTGGTATGCTTATATAGTTATACCATTAGTAATATTTGCTTTTACAGATATTGAATCATATACCAAACTATGTTTATTTTTATTTGTTGGCATGACTATTTGTTTCATTATTTTTGCCGTGTTTCCTAATGGACAGAATTTAAGACCAGAGATAACTGGAAATGATATATACTCTCGTATCATTAAAGGAATATATGAAGCAGACAAACCTATTAACTCAGCACCTAGTATGCATACCTTAAATGCAATGGCTATTCATTTTGTATTACGTAAAAGTAAGAAATTTAAGGATAACAAGTATATAAAAACAATATCGTTTATTTTAATGATTTTAATAATTGCTTCAACAGTAATGATAAAACAACATTCTATCATAGACGTATTTGCTGGAATCGTTTTAGGCGTAATTTTAAATGCTTTTTTATACAGTGAAAAGGTAAGTCAATACGTAAAGCAAATTACAGCCACAGCTACACAGCTTTTTGAAAAGCAACCAAATGTGTTCAGAGATTTAGGTGTATTCTTTAACTATATAAAGGGTGAACCACATCAAGTGGTTACAGAAATGAACTTTGATTAATAAAATTTTAAGATTAGTGAGATTTAAGCAAAGTATAACCTTAAATTTAATGTACTAAAAAAGGAATTGTAAAAACAATTCCTTTTTTTGCTTATTAATAAAACAAAATTTTAAATTATGGTATAGTTAATTACTTTAGTAAGTAATCCGCCATAAAATCATAGGCCTTTTGCCTAGCTTTACAGGCATCAATGGTATCTATTCTATCAAATTGATGTCCACCAGGAGCATTATCATAGATTTCATATTTAAAATCTTTTCCTTCAGCCTTTAAAGATTTAATTAAGTGTTCAACCTCTAAAACATTTACATCTTCATCACTAGTTGTTGTTTGTATTAATAACGGAGTTTCTAATTTATGAGCATTCCATGCAGGTGATCTGCGACGATACTCCCAAGGGTCATCAACAGCAGACCTTCCTATATGGTAACTTGCAGAATATAATTTATGATAGTTTTCACCTTTATATCCCATTCTGGCAACAAGGTCGCTTACAGGCACACCCGCATAGGCAACTTTATAGTCATTTGGGTGATTAAAGATATTAAAGAGGGTATGAAGACCACCATGACTCCAGCCCATGATACCTACTCGTTCACTATCTATAAAATCAAATTTTTCTACTGCCCAGTTTCTAGCCGCATAGGTATCTTCTGTTTCTAGTCCACCATAATCTATTAAAGAATAGTACTGTTCACCATAGCCGGTGCTACCACGATATTCGGGTGCAACAACAACATATCCTTGGTCAAGTAACTCTTCAATAATGTGGTATTGACTAGTAGATAAATTGGCATGTACACCACCATGTACAAACACCATTAAAGGGTACTTTTTACCTTCAATTAATTCTTTAGGAACAAAAGTATATGTCCATAATACAAACGGATTTCCTTTATTTTGGGCTGATTGAGCCGTTGTATTTGCAGGTGTAGGACCAATTATTCTCCATTTATCTATTTTTGCTTTATGTCCTAAGAATTGGTGCCATAGAACATCATCCATAGTTTTGGCCAGTGCTTGAAATGCGAAAGCATTTTTTTCTCGCATTTTTTGAATCATTTCATCCATTTAAATAACCTCCAGTCCTACAAGAGAGATTCGATTACCCATAGGGTAATTCC
This Clostridium sp. 'deep sea' DNA region includes the following protein-coding sequences:
- a CDS encoding BofC C-terminal domain-containing protein translates to MKKDKTLQVFKGIIFICFFVMMATFIFFTNYRASFDTPDRFFSERSDGDKQIKSSELIEEEKIMSHTKVYYHEVYDICGHEITYERPQGNNGLIAFTKAQLEALFPVYVVEEFSSDKVILKYFKKGRCNDCNNFVFFGIKDGYVAIYYGKARENAEVKQMTDIKVDTLTQEVQNSLAKGITISNSNVEINTILEGLNS
- a CDS encoding GspE/PulE family protein produces the protein MNRQVRLGDLLLDRGLISKEQLQDALSKQHQLNLRVGETLIECGYVTEEDIALTLSDQFKIPFEQVANLSFEPEAVNMVNQALVERHKFVPVSVNDNEITLATADPTDVLALDDIKFATKRNIKLIIVTKRDIERAIEWLYLTPEGFNNNSLNISDFVDISDDDAPLIRMVNAIIQQSVEDSASDIHIEPSDYLLIIRYRIDGLLQMLREMSMDLHNSIVARIKIMANLDISERRLPQDGAFRQFIGGREIDFRVSTIPTIRGEKIVIRIHDNTQNRYKVDNIGMQLTTLKKLQNLLSLPYGMILVTGPTGSGKTTSLYSCLDVLNSPHKNIISIEDPTEYRLNGINQISINKKIGLTYSTVLRSILRQDPNIIMVGEIRDKETAEVSIRAALTGHLVLSTIHTNDAASTLTRLMDMGVAEFLIASSIAGIVAQRLVRRVCSRCRKEYFINKNDSLWSTLNIDNYIQNKSEILLFKAGDGCSHCHNTGYRGRIGIFELLIINETIAKMVMDHQPASVIKDYAVSNLAMQTLRDDAIIKVLSGITTVEELMGVSYFKDFMS
- a CDS encoding type II secretion system F family protein — encoded protein: MPTFRYRARNNLGDVDKGIVKATDSKTALILLREKGLFVTKIKQTKRNTLPSLKTDIVIGKPVSAREIAIWANQFSAMYSAGIPISYIVLTLSQQTANKPFKKVQMKVLDEINQGVKIADAMQKYPKYFPELMVNMFRVGEEAGVMEQALEQIVHFYSQEYQLHQKLRTAMYYPIIVLSMAIAVIWLLMTRMVPAFITAYDAVDGELPKVTQTLIKVSDFMINNSLLIILSLVTTVAVIIFWSKRKSGKRFFDKLKLKLPVFGQVTKLSSLARFCRVFSTLQHHGFDVISALTLVERSINNSILGEVIHKARQNASRGQRITLAFAESKYYPPLIVNMLRIGEESGSIDEMLAKAADMYEADVKNMSERLTKMLEPFISLILAFLVGGILIAIIVPMFNMYNMVG
- a CDS encoding phosphatase PAP2 family protein; protein product: MSYYILLGVLYSLFNGIVTERTFMYFPMLDDIIPFVKEMVIPYIIWYAYIVIPLVIFAFTDIESYTKLCLFLFVGMTICFIIFAVFPNGQNLRPEITGNDIYSRIIKGIYEADKPINSAPSMHTLNAMAIHFVLRKSKKFKDNKYIKTISFILMILIIASTVMIKQHSIIDVFAGIVLGVILNAFLYSEKVSQYVKQITATATQLFEKQPNVFRDLGVFFNYIKGEPHQVVTEMNFD
- a CDS encoding alpha/beta fold hydrolase, translated to MDEMIQKMREKNAFAFQALAKTMDDVLWHQFLGHKAKIDKWRIIGPTPANTTAQSAQNKGNPFVLWTYTFVPKELIEGKKYPLMVFVHGGVHANLSTSQYHIIEELLDQGYVVVAPEYRGSTGYGEQYYSLIDYGGLETEDTYAARNWAVEKFDFIDSERVGIMGWSHGGLHTLFNIFNHPNDYKVAYAGVPVSDLVARMGYKGENYHKLYSASYHIGRSAVDDPWEYRRRSPAWNAHKLETPLLIQTTTSDEDVNVLEVEHLIKSLKAEGKDFKYEIYDNAPGGHQFDRIDTIDACKARQKAYDFMADYLLK